The following proteins come from a genomic window of Suricata suricatta isolate VVHF042 chromosome 5, meerkat_22Aug2017_6uvM2_HiC, whole genome shotgun sequence:
- the HRG gene encoding histidine-rich glycoprotein isoform X1, translating to MRAFTAALLLIPFLTLPDSCALSPADCDATEPLAGKVLDLINKGRWNGYLFQLLRVADAHLDRVESATVYYLVLDVKESDCPVLSRKHWDDCDTALSRRLSEIVIGQCKVIATYLNASQDLRVNGFNCTTSSVSSALANNKDSPVLFDFFEDIQHYRTQANKALEKYKKENGDFAFFRVDRMERVTRARGGERTKYYLDFSVRNCSRSHHFPRHYNAFGFCRADLSYDVGVSDLETPNYITINCEVFNLEDHRNISGIRQHFGHPLHPGGHEHSLAGKPPFKPDEFRDHHHPHKPHKHGCPPPLEDKNQSDRPSFQEGAPPVLPTPELKCHHPHFGTNRTHGYPHNHSSSKDDPHGHPSHRHDPHGHHPHGHHPHGHHPHRHHPHGHHPHGHHPHRHHPHGHHPHGHHPHDHDFLDHGPCDPLPQSKDPRDHRHQRHGPPSRHPEERGPGKGHFPFHWRQIGYIYQLSPLKKDEVLPLPEANFPSFSLPGHSDSLKPEIQPFPQSPSESCPGTFNSEFSHISKFFAYTLPK from the exons ATGAGAGCCTTCACGGCAGCCCTGCTCCTCATCCCTTTCCTCACGCTGCCGGATTCCTGCGCTCTGAGTCCCGCAGACTGCGACGCCACTGAGCCCCTGGCCGGGAAAGTGCTAGACCTGATCAATAAAGGACGATGGAATGGCTACCTTTTCCAGTTGTTGCGGGTCGCTGATGCCCACCTGGACAGAGTG GAATCTGCAACTGTCTATTATTTAGTCTTGGATGTGAAAGAATCTGACTGCCCAGTCCTATCCAGGAAACACTGGGATGACTGTGATACAGCTCTTTCTAGGCGTTTATCTGAGATT GTGATCGGACAGTGTAAGGTAATAGCTACATATTTGAATGCATCTCAGGATCTTCGAGTGAATGGCTTTAACTGCACCACAAGTTCTG TCTCTTCGGCACTGGCTAATAACAAAGACAGCCCTGTACTCTTTGACTTCTTTGAGGACATTCAGCATTATAGAACCCAAGCCAACAAAGCCCTGGAGAAGTACAAAAAGGAGAATGGagattttgcctttttcagagtGGACCGAATGGAGAGAGTTACCAGAGCG agaggaggggaaagaaccAAGTACTACCTGGACTTCTCTGTGAGGAACTGCTCCAGGAGCCACCATTTTCCCAGGCACTATAAT gCCTTTGGATTCTGCAGAGCAGACTTGTCCTATGATGTAGGAGTCTCTGACTTGGAAACCCCAAATTACATTACCATAAACTGTGAAGTCTTCAACTTGGAG GATCATAGAAACATCAGTGGCATACGACAGCATTTTGGCCATCCCCTTCACCCTGGTGGGCATGAGCATTCTCTTGCTGGCAAGCCTCCATTTAAGCCCGATGAATTTAGAGATCACCACCATCCTCACAAACCAC ATAAACATGGATGTCCACCTCCTCTAGAAGACAAAAATCAATCAGACAGACCATCATTTCAGGAAGGAGCCCCTCCAGTCTTGCCCACTCCAGAGTTAAAATGTCATCACCCCCATTTTGGCACCAATAGGACCCATGGATACCCTCATAATCATAGTTCTAGTAAGGATGATCCCCATGGACACCCTTCTCATAGGCATGACCCCCATGGGCACCACCCCCATGGGCACCACCCCCATGGGCACCACCCCCATAGGCACCACCCCCATGGACACCATCCCCATGGGCACCACCCCCATAGGCACCACCCCCATGGACACCATCCCCATGGGCACCACCCCCATGACCATGATTTCCTTGACCATGGACCTTGTGACCCACTACCACAGAGCAAGGATCCCCGGGATCACCGTCACCAGCGTCATGGTCCACCATCTAGGCATCCAGAAGAAAGAGGTCCAGGTAAGGGACACTTTCCCTTCCACTGGAGACAAATTGGATATATTTACCAACTCTCTCCACTAAAGAAAGATGAAGTTCTTCCTCTGCCTGAAGCCAATTTTCCTAGCTTCTCATTGCCAGGCCACAGTGACTCTCTAAAGCCAGAGATTCAGCCCTTCCCTCAGTCACCCTCTGAATCATGCCCAGGGACATTCAACAGTGAGTTTTCACACATCTCCAAGTTTTTTGCATATACACTTCCAAAATAA
- the FETUB gene encoding fetuin-B produces MGLLLPVVLCALAAFCRATSPPLPPSHFWPLLSHGCNESGVLELAGLALQDINRDRKDGYVLSLNRVSDVREDRQGNLGSLYYFTLDVLETGCHVLSKKSWKDCGVRHLHQSVYGKCKALFYVNRPERVLYVPAYNCTLRPAYRRRIQMMCPDCPFPISVSDPKVLETATETLAKYNSESTSKQYSVFQVTQASTQWVVGPAYFVEYLIKESPCTQHKDGNCALQPPDSLPVGLCRGSRTETRLEKFVRVNCEFFEPQVPTPGEENPAAKQGPADLPMVKESQQRNIAPTNSPSKAMPKGSVQYLPKLDDEMMPEDAQGNIPVEAFPVQLDLTTNPQGESLDVSFLFLHPMEEKLVVLPFPKKEQRSAECPGPAQQPNPLILPP; encoded by the exons ATGGGTCTGCTCCTGCCCGTGGTGCTCTGTGCACTGGCTGCGTTCTGCAGGGCTACATCTCCACCCCTGCCGCCCTCCCACTTCTGGCCTCTTCTCTCTCACGGCTGCAATGAATCAGGTGTTCTGGAATTAGCAGGCTTAGCCCTGCAGGACATCAACAGGGACCGAAAGGATGGTTACGTGCTGAGTCTCAACCGAGTGAGCGATGTCCGAGAAGACAGGCAG GGTAACCTGGGATCTCTGTACTATTTCACACTGGACGTGTTAGAGACTGGCTGCCATGTACTCAGCAAGAAGTCATGGAAGGACTGTGGGGTGAGGCACCTTCATCAGTCG GTTTATGGTAAATGCAAAGCATTATTTTATGTTAACAGACCAGAAAGGGTTCTCTATGTACCTGCCTACAACTGTACTCTTCGTCCAG CTTATCGAAGAAGGATTCAAATGATGTGCCCtgactgccccttccccattagtGTGTCAGATCCCAAGGTTCTGGAAACCGCTACTGAGACTCTAGCAAAATATAACAGTGAGAGCACCTCAAAGCAATACTCTGTCTTCCAAGTCACACAGGCTTCTACCCAG TGGGTGGTTGGCCCTGCCTACTTTGTGGAATACTTGATCAAAGAGTCACCATGTACCCAACACAAAGACGGCAACTGTGCACTTCAGCCCCCTGACTCTCTG cCTGTTGGTCTTTGCCGTGGTTCTCGGACTGAAACAAGACTTGAAAAGTTTGTCAGGGTGAATTGTGAATTCTTTGAACCACAG GTTCCCACCCCTGGAGAAGAAAACCCAGCAGCTAAGCAGGGACCTGCAGACCTCCCCATGGTGAAAGAGTCCCAACAGAGAAACATTGCCCCCACTAACTCACCTTCCAAAGCCATGCCTAAAGGATCTGTTCAGTACCTCCCCAAGTTGGATGATGAGATGATGCCTGAGGATGCTCAGGGAAACATCCCTGTTGAGGCCTTCCCCGTGCAGTTGGACCTCACCACAAATCCCCAGGGAGAAAGTCTGGatgtctccttcctcttcttgcaTCCTATGGAGGAGAAGCTGGTTGTCTTGCCATTCCCCAAGAAAGAACAACGCTCTGCTGAGTGCCCAGGACCAGCCCAGCAGCCCAACCCTCTTATTCTCCCACCTTGA
- the HRG gene encoding histidine-rich glycoprotein isoform X2, protein MRAFTAALLLIPFLTLPDSCALSPADCDATEPLAGKVLDLINKGRWNGYLFQLLRVADAHLDRVESATVYYLVLDVKESDCPVLSRKHWDDCDTALSRRLSEIVIGQCKVIATYLNASQDLRVNGFNCTTSSVSSALANNKDSPVLFDFFEDIQHYRTQANKALEKYKKENGDFAFFRVDRMERVTRARGGERTKYYLDFSVRNCSRSHHFPRHYNAFGFCRADLSYDVGVSDLETPNYITINCEVFNLEDHRNISGIRQHFGHPLHPGGHEHSLAGKPPFKPDEFRDHHHPHKPHKHGCPPPLEDKNQSDRPSFQEGAPPEGAPPVLPTPELKCHHPHFGTNRTHGYPHNHSSSKDDPHGHPSHRHDPHGHHPHGHHPHGHHPHRHHPHGHHPHGHHPHRHHPHGHHPHGHHPHDHDFLDHGPCDPLPQSKDPRDHRHQRHGPPSRHPEERGPGKGHFPFHWRQIGYIYQLSPLKKDEVLPLPEANFPSFSLPGHSDSLKPEIQPFPQSPSESCPGTFNSEFSHISKFFAYTLPK, encoded by the exons ATGAGAGCCTTCACGGCAGCCCTGCTCCTCATCCCTTTCCTCACGCTGCCGGATTCCTGCGCTCTGAGTCCCGCAGACTGCGACGCCACTGAGCCCCTGGCCGGGAAAGTGCTAGACCTGATCAATAAAGGACGATGGAATGGCTACCTTTTCCAGTTGTTGCGGGTCGCTGATGCCCACCTGGACAGAGTG GAATCTGCAACTGTCTATTATTTAGTCTTGGATGTGAAAGAATCTGACTGCCCAGTCCTATCCAGGAAACACTGGGATGACTGTGATACAGCTCTTTCTAGGCGTTTATCTGAGATT GTGATCGGACAGTGTAAGGTAATAGCTACATATTTGAATGCATCTCAGGATCTTCGAGTGAATGGCTTTAACTGCACCACAAGTTCTG TCTCTTCGGCACTGGCTAATAACAAAGACAGCCCTGTACTCTTTGACTTCTTTGAGGACATTCAGCATTATAGAACCCAAGCCAACAAAGCCCTGGAGAAGTACAAAAAGGAGAATGGagattttgcctttttcagagtGGACCGAATGGAGAGAGTTACCAGAGCG agaggaggggaaagaaccAAGTACTACCTGGACTTCTCTGTGAGGAACTGCTCCAGGAGCCACCATTTTCCCAGGCACTATAAT gCCTTTGGATTCTGCAGAGCAGACTTGTCCTATGATGTAGGAGTCTCTGACTTGGAAACCCCAAATTACATTACCATAAACTGTGAAGTCTTCAACTTGGAG GATCATAGAAACATCAGTGGCATACGACAGCATTTTGGCCATCCCCTTCACCCTGGTGGGCATGAGCATTCTCTTGCTGGCAAGCCTCCATTTAAGCCCGATGAATTTAGAGATCACCACCATCCTCACAAACCACATAAACATGGATGTCCACCTCCTCTAGAAGACAAAAATCAATCAGACAGACCATCATTTCAGGAAGGAGCCCCTCCA GAAGGAGCCCCTCCAGTCTTGCCCACTCCAGAGTTAAAATGTCATCACCCCCATTTTGGCACCAATAGGACCCATGGATACCCTCATAATCATAGTTCTAGTAAGGATGATCCCCATGGACACCCTTCTCATAGGCATGACCCCCATGGGCACCACCCCCATGGGCACCACCCCCATGGGCACCACCCCCATAGGCACCACCCCCATGGACACCATCCCCATGGGCACCACCCCCATAGGCACCACCCCCATGGACACCATCCCCATGGGCACCACCCCCATGACCATGATTTCCTTGACCATGGACCTTGTGACCCACTACCACAGAGCAAGGATCCCCGGGATCACCGTCACCAGCGTCATGGTCCACCATCTAGGCATCCAGAAGAAAGAGGTCCAGGTAAGGGACACTTTCCCTTCCACTGGAGACAAATTGGATATATTTACCAACTCTCTCCACTAAAGAAAGATGAAGTTCTTCCTCTGCCTGAAGCCAATTTTCCTAGCTTCTCATTGCCAGGCCACAGTGACTCTCTAAAGCCAGAGATTCAGCCCTTCCCTCAGTCACCCTCTGAATCATGCCCAGGGACATTCAACAGTGAGTTTTCACACATCTCCAAGTTTTTTGCATATACACTTCCAAAATAA